Proteins encoded in a region of the Gordonia crocea genome:
- a CDS encoding class I SAM-dependent methyltransferase has product MHQHDGPARPVDPREHWEEFYGDGKRPWTRRPNAILVEEVGALPGAGRTALDLGCGSGADAIWLAQQGYAVTAVDIADAALETGRAHAREAGVPDEAIDWRRVDLGADFPVGSWDLVTAFYLHSNVELARADILRKAAGAVAPGGTLLVVGHWGMPEWRFDGDPPSFPSVDDVLADLDLSPGWAVVTTGLREVAMTDPEGNPAARTDNLVRVTRPA; this is encoded by the coding sequence ATGCATCAGCACGACGGCCCGGCCCGCCCCGTTGACCCACGGGAACATTGGGAGGAGTTCTACGGCGACGGGAAGCGGCCGTGGACCCGCCGGCCCAACGCGATCCTGGTCGAGGAGGTCGGCGCCCTGCCCGGCGCCGGCCGCACCGCGTTGGACCTCGGCTGCGGTTCGGGTGCCGATGCCATCTGGCTGGCCCAGCAGGGGTATGCGGTGACGGCGGTCGACATCGCCGACGCTGCACTGGAGACCGGCCGCGCCCACGCCCGCGAGGCGGGTGTGCCCGACGAGGCGATCGACTGGCGCCGCGTCGACCTGGGCGCCGACTTCCCCGTGGGCAGTTGGGATCTGGTCACCGCGTTCTACCTGCACTCGAATGTCGAACTCGCCCGCGCCGACATCCTGCGCAAGGCGGCCGGCGCCGTGGCCCCCGGTGGCACGCTGCTCGTCGTCGGGCACTGGGGGATGCCCGAGTGGCGTTTCGACGGCGATCCACCCAGTTTCCCCAGTGTCGACGACGTCCTGGCCGATCTCGACCTCTCCCCCGGGTGGGCCGTCGTGACCACCGGCCTGCGCGAGGTGGCGATGACCGATCCCGAGGGCAATCCGGCGGCCCGCACCGACAACCTGGTCCGCGTCACCCGCCCCGCCTGA